A DNA window from Actinomycetes bacterium contains the following coding sequences:
- a CDS encoding uracil-DNA glycosylase: protein MSQTLATGSEQRLAALADRITACRACPRLVEWREEVARVRRRSFADQTYWGRPIPGFGDPEPRVLVVGLAPAAHGGNRTGRVFTGDRSGDWLFGSLYRVGLANQPTSTSVDDGLRLDGVRVLAAVRCAPPANKPTPAERDACAHWFDDELAIIRPSLRVVVALGGFAWDAALAALARGRIGSVPVPRPKFGHGAETTVGDLTVLGCYHPSQQNTFTGRLTEPMIDAVLTRARELGGQP, encoded by the coding sequence GTGAGCCAGACACTCGCAACCGGGTCGGAGCAGCGGCTGGCCGCGCTGGCCGACCGGATCACGGCGTGCCGGGCCTGCCCCCGGCTGGTCGAGTGGCGCGAGGAGGTGGCCCGGGTCCGCCGGCGTTCCTTCGCCGACCAGACCTACTGGGGGCGGCCCATCCCCGGCTTCGGCGACCCAGAGCCGCGGGTGCTCGTGGTCGGGCTGGCCCCGGCCGCGCACGGCGGCAACCGCACCGGACGGGTGTTCACCGGCGACCGCTCGGGCGACTGGCTGTTCGGATCGCTCTACCGGGTGGGGCTGGCCAACCAGCCGACGTCAACGAGCGTGGACGACGGGCTGCGGCTGGACGGCGTCCGGGTGCTGGCGGCGGTCCGCTGCGCTCCTCCGGCGAACAAGCCGACCCCGGCCGAGCGGGACGCCTGCGCGCACTGGTTCGACGACGAGCTGGCGATCATCCGCCCGTCGCTGCGGGTGGTGGTCGCGCTGGGCGGCTTCGCCTGGGACGCCGCACTCGCGGCGCTGGCCCGCGGTCGCATCGGCTCGGTGCCGGTGCCCCGGCCGAAGTTCGGCCACGGCGCCGAGACCACGGTGGGCGATCTCACCGTGCTGGGCTGCTACCACCCGAGCCAGCAGAACACCTTCACCGGCCGGCTCACCGAGCCCATGATCGACGCCGTACTCACCCGGGCCCGCGAGCTGGGCGGCCAACCGTAG
- a CDS encoding DUF1918 domain-containing protein produces MRAEVGDRLLVKSRHVGENPRDGQIIEVHGENGAPPYLVKWEDGHEGLFFPGPDTVVEHFPQSTSPA; encoded by the coding sequence ATGCGCGCAGAGGTGGGCGACCGACTCCTGGTGAAGAGCCGCCACGTCGGCGAGAACCCACGAGACGGCCAGATCATCGAGGTGCACGGCGAGAACGGAGCGCCGCCCTACCTGGTCAAGTGGGAGGACGGGCACGAGGGGTTGTTCTTCCCCGGCCCGGACACCGTGGTGGAGCACTTCCCGCAGTCGACGTCCCCGGCCTGA